CAGAGGAGAGGGGAAAcggacattcttttaaatgaggTTAAGTTTAAACATTACTTAAAAAAATGTAAGATTTTGTACTGTAACATCTATTAGTGTTGTTATATATGTTTCTTATTTGGCGGTTTActctcatatacatgtatcttataagAATATTTTAAACTTGTCTATTATAGCAAACATTGAGGGACCATGTTGGTGTTAAAGAAAAAAGGGCCAAAGTTTTAGAGCTGGCAGTAAACTTGGCATTAGACCGTAAGGCAACACAACGAGAAATGACATCTGTTTTGATTTCAGATCTCTATGGAAAATTTCTATTACAAAAAGACATCAGTCTTGGGTTTGATGATATGCTAAATAGTTTAGCAGATCTAACCATTGATacaccagatgctccacaggtaGGACAGTATTCAGTTAAGGGATAGACCTgggaaaagggaaataactctttaaatcaatGATGCTATTGTAATAAACAGTGTTCCATCAATGCTTTTAAGCATCCATGAGAAACAGATTCAAAATATTATGTGTATCTTTGAAGGTTAAAAAATAGGTACTTAAATGGTTTACACAAACTTTTCAGTGATTTATGAGCGATTTGAGCATTTTGCACCAATACAACAAATTTTTAACTGGTAGGAGAcatatgtattgccatgcaatactctgaGTGCTTGATTCATGTGTGTAACATAATGTAGCTAGCATTTTAAATGCAATGGTGTACAATAATTTACATGTCGGGTAAGGTCAAATAAAagtatatgtgtggttccagttaccagATTGACCCTAGTTTAAACCCTGGCctctagaactttttttttacatttctgaaAAATTTTGaggattttaatttaaataattaaaatcatagatttctgtcatctgaatttctATCAGAAGAATCTGTTATGCCCAAAATGcaacagaatgcaacaaaattaactaatgAACGTCACGTTactgtttattttacaaacaAACTCGTGCAAAATGGGGAACTTCAGTTAGGGGGGTGTATAGTACGAAATCAATTTCGATTAACACTcaatttttttctggattttgacaattaaataaaaaagaaaaatagaaattgtcaacctaccgaccctattttggaaaattatttaactggaaccacacatatattttgatTTGGCCTAATACGGTTGACATGTGGTACTTtctaaaactgagaatggaaatggggaaaatgtcaaagagacaacaacctaaccatagagcagacacaagccaaggccaccaatgggtggctaacacagcaagaaaatgttttaaacacaTGGAAAGAGGTTCATTTACCCAATTTACTTCATTATGATTTGTTGAGTAAtaggtgttttgttttgtttcattttgactTTATTTCAAGGTAAATCTATTCATAGCATTACAACCAACTTTCTTGTTTCTGTTTTAGATCATGGGACAGTTCATTGCAAGAGCTGTTGCAGATGATTGCCTTGCACCAAAATTCATAAGCAGTTACAAGGGCAAGGTGGAGTGTCCACACAAACAGGCAGCACTTGATAAAGCTGAACTGTTGTTGAGTCGAAAACATGGCATTGTTCGACTTGACAATATCTGGGGAACAGGAGGTGGAATCCGTCCAGTCAAATTTTTAATAAAGCAGGTAAGGTGTCATTTGGTAAAATGGTTTTCTATTGCTAAGATGTCCATTAGTTATATAGAcagatttaaaaatgtgtttttgcaaATTTTGAACAATAGGCATAAGTGgcaaaagataaatatttaaagttagaAAAGATCATCAGTTTTTTGGGGGattgatggattttttttttgtcaataatgGTCAggacaataaattatttttatttttgtcattaaagaagagattttttatgttaatttacTTAAAGGCTGCCTATTAGTAAGAAGTTTCTTTGACCAATGACATATTTAATTCTCTTAGTATCTTAGTCACTATTTATAGAATACACAACTACAATATTATTGGTCTTCCCGGAATGTATTTTAAGCTCATAAAAATAAGCAGGGAATGTATGTTTAGAAAAAAGTTGGCACACAATTTTATATGAAACTACGTTGTTTTCCAGATGGTGTTATTATTGAAAGAGCTTTTGTCTTCAGGGGATATTCCTGAAGCAACTAGATGTCTTCAAGACTTAGAAGTGCCTCATTTTCACCATGAATTAGTATATGAGGTAGATATTTGATGAAGATCTCTGAGGCAATATAAcattacattttaattattaaatataaCCGAGGGGTGTAAAGGGATGATATTTGCATGGAAGAAATGGATAAAATTGTCATTTCATGATGAACAAACAACTAGAAATTTCTTTCACATTgatctttttatcgatttcacGAAACACAGTGACTTGGCGAACTTTTTTCCCAGCTGCACgtaaaataaaaatggcaaacatgttgcacgaaaaaaaaacctttaccaCTCTCATACCCCCCCTGGTCATTGACAACAGATAAAAAATCTGGAAATGACCAGATTCTACCAAACACTGGAAATATAAATTTATGGCAACTACTAAGGGGTTATTAATACAAAAGCCTAAAACTTTGAGGTGCATACTATTACAACACATTAAGATGGGACTATTCTCATCAGTGTAGTAATCTTTTATTTATGTCCTTAAGGCAGTGcctattttatcttttaaaacaaccTTTGCATTGAtgattgataatgttaagtttatataATACTTGCACATTGTTAAACCAtgtattaaaacttgattttaaaGAATTTCAACATCATGTCAGTCTGACATGATCAGAAAAACATATAAGACATTTTAAAAGTCCATACACTTTTCTAATGGTTATAATTGATAATCAGTAAATGACAAGAATACTaagatttgttttgattttgaaagtATGACTGATGACAGAAAGTCAAACATTAAAAAATTAGTCTTGTCCAGTATTGATATtgtgttaatttacttttttaggCAACAGTTATGATACTAGAAGATTCCACTGAAAGGGCAGCTCATAGAATGTGTGATTTTCTGAAGTCATTGGCACAAAGTATGATTATCACACCAGAACAAATGGCAGTGGTCAGTATCAGCAGTCATTGACAAAGTTTCTAGAATAAGTCTGCAGCACTCATTCTTTGCAAAGGAAAATTTTTAATATCAGAATAGGTTCAACAACGCCAGGCCTTCATgatgaacattttattttgtttgatcaGTTAAGAAATAAGGGAATATGgtatataatattacaaataaaacacCTATCCaccatttgtttaaaaaagatcTGTTTCAATCAAGATTGATGGGGTAAAGATTGCATTCATGCAATCAAAATCGGTATAATGTGGCTGGTTTGAAAGTTTCCACTACTGTGAGATATGCACAATGAAGTCAATGAATTATAACATTATATGTATGCCCAGATATTCAAGTTACAAAATGCTGTcatacttgtcaagaaaattataTGCAAGGTTCAGGAATctagttgatatttgttaaaaaaatgacagttattattaaagaaatctttaaaattggagttatcttccttttttttttataactgtagATAAACCAACTGTCTCCCAtctttatacaatgcaatgtttaATTCCTGCTGCTAAATGATAAAATCTAACCCATGAGTGATTTTGTGTAGTTGACAAACATTTTTTCCATTTCAGGGATTTCGAAGGGTATTTGATTCAATGCCCGACATCTGTTTGGATGTACCCAATGCATATAATCTGTTGGAGAGATTCATCACAATGTGTCATAGAGATAAAGTTGTCAGTTCAGACGTATTCCAGGAACTACCTCTAAGGTAAATTAATAAAGTTGTCAGTTCAGACGTATTCCAGGAACTACCTCTAAGGTAAACTAATAAAGAATATATGAGAGGCAGTGCTTATATTTAGTGATCTTGATGTGTATTCTATAAATTCTTgcatacttttttgttacttttgaaaaattgtgttaaaatCACATTATTTCTTAAACCTTTCTGTTACAAGtcgaaaattttattttacttttaaactggATTTGCTGAGCTCTCTAATTGGAAAttagattaaaattaaaatatttgcttttaaatttttgtattactGAAAATCATTAAAGTAAATGTTGTGTAGTAAGTTGGTcttaagttttcaatttttaagaaatgtcttattttaaatcaattttatcatttcagGGGAAGAAAAAGGTTTGTCTCAGAGGGTGATGGTGGAAGAATAAAACCTACGGTGTTGTCATAGTAACCATTGACAGACATTTAACACCTTATCAGCTGTAAAAGTGCTATAATATTTTACAAAGTGCTACAGTTATAGGAAGAATTCTttcaatttttgcaattttacatGACGATCGTTCCAGCATGACGGCAAATGGCTTGATTCCCATATCAATTATGGTGGGTGGTAGATGATGATGAAATAATGTATTAAATTTCACAGGAGTTTTAATGTGTAGATAATGGATAAAATTAATTATGCCGTGTAtggttgattcatttattttttcgtattttgtataaatttgatGAATGTGTACATTATAAACCTTTATCTGATTGTTGATACTgttattaaagaataaaaaaaagtacttttttGTCATGTAGACCAGAAGTTGGAAATTTTCCCCCATCCCTTCTTCTTTCAAGTGAAAAAGTTGGTCCAATTCTAATCAATTAAATAATTTccacttcaccacttggaactcttggtttaatagcttccttgttagcagcaatgctttacacagctacttttgcattgGTACTTtttctgtacttaaaatctgtagtactggaaatttacttgtaatatttaggtacttgtatttttcagtactttatttgtactcagaatattggtacaaaaatgataccaacaatgatcacagtattccatgtttgaacatcataactTCATGAgatttgaaaaaagacaaacgtTCAAAATGCTAAAAATTTAATTGTTCAACCAAAGatatgtagtacttaaatttcaagtacaaatcaagtactgtaaaatacagttacttaaatataacaataattcGTAAGTAAcacaatagtactgaatattaaaagtagatttccagtactacagatttgtGGTAcataaatagtacctatgcaaaagtagctgtgtaggcTTTATcaggaaattatgataggaaatacaagtaaTGGAATATGGTATCAACTGGGAATTATGTATTCTGTATGCATGCACTGGTGGAaggttgctacatagaaatggaaagttcacaattgggaagctgaaatcatttcttattttcatcttcaaccaaccctcattgtcaatttctagatgtaattcaaaatatgaggccgacttagttgtatctgttgtatcctttatttcaagtttgGTGGGAAGGAATTGCTTTCAACATAATCAACAAATTGTGAACTATTTTGTTAGAGACTATATAaaccataggtcaactatatttggtgtatgaaatgattgtaaggtgtacaaatGACTGTcatttcatctgaccttgacctcaaatttcatggttttgtggACAAATGTTACCTTTTTGTGGTTTAGTCTATTTatcagatactgtaagcaattGAGCctctatatttgatgtatggtatgattgtaaggtgtgcatatCTGACTGGCAGGCTTTATCTGGCCTTGACCATCATTTCAAGGTTTTTATGGAtaaatgttaactttttatacgaccgcaaaaattgaaaattttttggttgtatattggtatgacgttggtgtcgtcgtccgaatacttttagtttcgcactctaactttagtaaaagtgaatagaaatctatgaaatttaaacacaaggtttatgaccacaaaaagaaggttgggattgattttgagagtttggtcccaacattttaggaattgggggccaaaaaggacccaaataagcattttcttggttttcgcactataactttagtttaagtaaatagaaatctatgaaattttgacacaaggtttatgaccacaaaaggaaggttgagattgattttgggagttttggtcccaacagtttaggaattaggggccgaaaaggggcccaaataagcattattcttggttttcgcaccataactttagtataagtaaatagaaatctatgaaatttaaacacaaggtttataaccataaaaagaaggttggctttgattttgggagttttggtcccaacagtttaggaataaggggtccaaagggtccaaaattgaactttgtttgatttcatcaaaaattgaataattgaggttctttgatatgccgaatctaactgtgtatgtagattcttaatttttggtcccgttttcaaattggtctacattaaggtccaaagggtccaaaattaaacttagtttgattttaacaaaaattgaatccttggggttctttgatatgctgaatctaaaaatgtactttgatttttgattattggcccagttttcaagttggtccaaatcggggtccaaaattaaactttgtttgatttcatcaaaaattgaataattggggttctttgatatgccaaatcctaactgtgtatgtagattcttaatttttggtcccgttttcaaattggtctacattaaaagtccaaagggtccaatattaaactaagtttgattttaacaaaaattgaattcttgggcttttttgatatgctgaatctaaacatgtacttagatttttgattatgggcccagttttcaagttggttcaaatcagggtccaaaattattatataaagtattgtgcaatagcaagaaattttcaattgcacagtattcagcaatagcaagaaatcttcaattgcacagtatgtgcaatagcaagaaattttcaattgccactattgcgcaatagcaagaaatcttcaattgcacagtattgtgcaatagcaaatattttcaattgcacagtattgcgcaatagcatgaaatatctaattgcacaatattgtgcaatagcaagaaattttcaattggagttatctttctttgtccagaatagtagttgaatcaacttaaatcattgttttatacaatatacaatgtatattcacttttactaccaactgataaattaaaacaatctttaccattcagtgataacaagcactttattttacattttaatattttatgatgtatttaaatgagtagttattgttgcaaactccattagaaatttgaattgaaatcagttttagaaaaagggaaagggggatgtgaaaaaaaaaaaaaatgggggggggggggggggggataaatttttcttatttcagatttcataaataaaaagaaaatttcttcaaacattttttcaacagcatagtgaattgctcaaaggcaaaaaaaatattttaagttcattagaccacattcattctgtgtcagaaacctatgctgtgtcaactatttaatcacaatccaaatttagatctgaatccagcttgaatgttgtgtccatacttgccccaaccgttcagggttcaacctctgcggtcgtataaatctgcgccctgcggagcatctggttgtggtTTAAgtctatttatcatgtttatcagatactgtaagcaattGAGCCTCTGTATTTGGTGaatgtaatgattgtaaggtgtgcatgtttcatctgaccttatTGGTTCAGCAGAAAATGTCTACTTTtagtgtttttgtctttttttcagaCACTTTAAgctatttggtgtatgaaatgattgtaagttgtaaaTGTCTGCATGGCAGATTTAATTTTCATGGTAAGGTGGACAATGTTTACTTTATAAGAAAAATGTGTCGAAAATTTAAAACTCATTCACTATATTGTAAGATGTAAAGTATTGGCAAACATGATGTGGGTGTTCTAACATATCCTAAAAGTTCTCACAAATTACAACTCATCCCTGTCAAGCAGCTGACCAAATACTCTATTCAAAAGTAAAGAAAAGTGTTGTGAAAAATTACATATTCATTCAACATACTGAAAAGGTCAAATTATTGTCAACAGGCAGTTGATGTTGTACAGATCTGAAAAGTGCTCACAAGTTACAGGTACATCAAGCTTCTGATCAAATAGTCATTCTGTTCATTAGTACAGGAGTAAATTTTGACTAAGATAAGGTGAATGCAATATACATTGTAGCCCCACTTTTTGAGTGGGCGTATAACAATTTCAGATAAAGATCCttcatatcaaatcatttttcaaattcatcTTCTGTTGGCTAATTTGTATGTACCAAACTTCACTGATGTGCAGTGAAggtcataattaaaaaaaaaaatttattttgatGAATGTTTGATATGTTAAAACTTGCAGAGTTTTGTTTTGTGATTAAGTTTTCAGATAGAATCAATATTTTTTGAAAGATgtgaaattatataaatatcCCAATATCAAAGTGACTTTGTGTATGATGTTGACAGATGATACTCTGATCTAATATCAGTCAAAAGAGCAATAAGGTTGAAGGCTCTTCGTAGCTTCAACTTCCTTCAAAGATGTGCATGTGTTCAATCAAGTCTTTATGATGTTTATacagcaacaaaaacaaaataaacatttaactATTTTAATGCCAttattaatttgtaaaataacattcaattcaacaaaaaattaaaaaaaatatagcagtaaggtaaacaatgaaaaaagtaaaaatgaaattagAAAACAATATGGTTTTAGAATTGTCTtaatttttgatagaaaatattcattttgatatttttatggtGTATTAAATAatgcatttgatatattttcataaataattggTCATACGTCTACAAAGATGacaatgttttaatgaaaaaatttacTAATATAACCATGTTGACAATGAAACACACAAGACAATTCTGTTAAAATCAATGTAGTTTGTGTGGAGTAATTTCCTCCCAAAAGGTTCACCTCTGGACATTACACTCTTGATTTAACCAAATGAACATTAACAAcacttgaaattgaaaataagtgTTACATGGATGCCCATGCATGCATGGTTACCATAAACTCATGAAAATCAGAACTTCTTATAACTGACACACAGCAGCTTGTCAGGTGTCGACATTCTGAACTTAGTCAAGGTTCACAAGTATTTCTGGCCCTTGTTCTACTTAGAATTACTACCTTTTCATGTTCTACCCCTGTAACGTAGTGATACTTCATAGATAATCATTTGCATTAAGAATTGCTAGTTAATGTAATATCTGACCTTGTGCTTGTTGTGTGGGCtagttttcaaattataaatgcTGATTGTTGACTGATAAAGAATAGTCTCCCCTTTAATAATGCTGtattattgcaaaatatttttttagtaactgatatttatatttattgtgtattcAACAACACTAAGTCACTTAAGTAACTTGTGGACCAATTATATTACAGATTACTTAAGTGTTTTCATTTTAGcagtatttaattattttttatctgacaACCCTACATACAATCTGATATCCACTGAAGGGAAGTCTACCAGCATGAAATTTAGgagttttaaatataaaatttaggtGACTTCCTATTGCTAGTTCCATCATTATCATTTATCTGCAAAAAACATCTTTCTGCTTAATTAATTTGTCTTTGCTAACATATGTTACTTAATCAATGATTAAGATGTTCATTTATATCTGCCTTTGACAGTGTACATGTTTTTTGTATTCTtcaattacaatattttttttctttattgggTAAAATTGTTGTCAATAAtccttatatttttgttaaaacagATATGCTGTACAAAAATGCAGTGTAAGATAAAATGAAGAACATTTGGCTAAAAACGTTAAATTCAATTTTGAGCAAAATTATTTCTTCACAACTaaatcaattcttaaatgaaaatttGAGCAAATTAATAAATACTTCTGATAAAAATGGAAATCAAGGGTGCCGCATATTTTGAGAAATCAATGTATGAATTGGTACTCAATAGTTTAATAATCATTTTACATTACCATGATAACAGTCAAATAGTTTTTAGTTTCCATGGTTACCAGTAGGTTTTTCCTAATTAAACAAAACTAAGATACTTTATGGTATATAAAAACAGAATAATCTAAACAACAGACAATGGGTAATAAAAGTGATGTCACCAATATGGTTTTGTTATTAACTGAGTATTTGATTAAAAAGTGAAAATTCTGTGATATGTTATCATATAAATCAACCTAAACAATATAACATGATATAAGGCAAACAGTTATGACTACCAGTAATGTAatttaaattaaagtattgattcccagacaaaataagtttaaagaaTGCATTTGAAATACATTCGCCTTGTTCATAAAACTAGTGTGTGATGATAAGAATTGTCCTAAGAGTTTTTACCACATAAAAGTCAAGAACACTACACATAAAAGAAAAGTTTTGCTTTGAGAAAACACTCCAATTATTTTAAAGTAGTGTAGATTGTACGTCCATATAACCATCCCGGTTAAGGAATATCTAAGAACGATAGGATTCTAGAAATAAACAATGAACAGTTGTAGAAATACTTTCTCccaaacttttttaaaatattttttgaacaaAAACAGTTACATCTGAGatatttgttatctttttttctttaggGGAGGAGattaatataacatgtataactgcTGAACTGATAACTAAAATAATTATTGTTCCCACATAAAAAAATCGCCAATTACTTCAAAATAAACAAGAAGTAAATAATTATTTGACTTGcagccagtggcggatccagccattttaaaaaaagggggggattcccaacacagagtaaagggggttccaactatatgctcccattcaaatgcattgatcggccaaaaaaaagggggggttccaacccccggaacatCCGCAACTGGCAGCTAAATGTATTTCGATTTAATGCTAGAGAAGATACAATGATCTtgttttgaaggaaaaaaaaaaaacagttcaatgAAGAAGAACAGTTGtgtcaaatacaaaatttataaccCTTTTCCTTTCACAATTGTATCataaatcattaaaatcaaaactaccggtatttataaa
The window above is part of the Mytilus galloprovincialis chromosome 4, xbMytGall1.hap1.1, whole genome shotgun sequence genome. Proteins encoded here:
- the LOC143072976 gene encoding programmed cell death protein 4-like isoform X2, with protein sequence MTSNGVISEENFLQNGEVDIENDEVNGNIGEDEMVTSLDSPSKEIRLVHKAKRFHRQNSGEGKPGNGVLPNIKPNNNKSVIRGLKNSRNSRDGLGRGLAKKGGAGGKGTWGAPGDELFEDGSCRDAKDPNYDSDSQDEYVVDSVEPEMTQEEFLKVVEPVLLEYFENGDTFEVEQTLRDHVGVKEKRAKVLELAVNLALDRKATQREMTSVLISDLYGKFLLQKDISLGFDDMLNSLADLTIDTPDAPQIMGQFIARAVADDCLAPKFISSYKGKVECPHKQAALDKAELLLSRKHGIVRLDNIWGTGGGIRPVKFLIKQMVLLLKELLSSGDIPEATRCLQDLEVPHFHHELVYEATVMILEDSTERAAHRMCDFLKSLAQSMIITPEQMAVGFRRVFDSMPDICLDVPNAYNLLERFITMCHRDKVVSSDVFQELPLR
- the LOC143072976 gene encoding programmed cell death protein 4-like isoform X1, with the protein product MTSNGVISEENFLQNGEVDIENDEVNGNIGEDEMVTSLDSPSKEIRLVHKAKRFHRQNSGEGKPGNGVLPNIKPNNNKSVIRGLKNSRNSRDGLGRGLAKKGGAGGKGTWGAPGDELFEDGSCRDAKDPNYDSDSQDEYVVDSVEPEMTQEEFLKVVEPVLLEYFENGDTFEVEQTLRDHVGVKEKRAKVLELAVNLALDRKATQREMTSVLISDLYGKFLLQKDISLGFDDMLNSLADLTIDTPDAPQIMGQFIARAVADDCLAPKFISSYKGKVECPHKQAALDKAELLLSRKHGIVRLDNIWGTGGGIRPVKFLIKQMVLLLKELLSSGDIPEATRCLQDLEVPHFHHELVYEATVMILEDSTERAAHRMCDFLKSLAQSMIITPEQMAVGFRRVFDSMPDICLDVPNAYNLLERFITMCHRDKVVSSDVFQELPLRGRKRFVSEGDGGRIKPTVLS